In one Corallococcus sp. EGB genomic region, the following are encoded:
- a CDS encoding pitrilysin family protein: MHRRILTALLTLSVAGCATTRPAETKPAEPAPAAQPQTQTPAPDAEAFRDQPPKPGNPPDLVLPTFEQAKLDNGLTVIVSTRKELPLVFVGIAFAAGVSQEPPAKLGIADLSYRMLLEGAGKRDTVALDNAFADLGVSPAMSVDPDGAFVGARVLTTNVDAAMSLLSDVVLRPTFDPKAFERRKKQQLGELVRRMGDPNFLAQQAYYEAVFGADHPYGHTSGGTPKTVESLTLADAKNFYTKNTGPRAAALIMTGDVTLQQAVAWGKKYFGGWKGGAVAPKPPPAPAAPPRQQVRVVPKPGLEQTVVLVGRPGLASGHPDEYPLELATTVFGGFFGSRLNMNIREDKGYSYGANAHLGTRLGVGPLTAYAAVRRDVTGPALSEFIKELAGIKSNPITEKELAAAREGLIRAFPGAFETVEGLGGSAAQLYFHRRPMDEFKRTVEGLQNASAAEVQRVAEFYLDPANMQVVLVGDPLVIQEQVTPLNLGKLTLVEPPASEPASR, encoded by the coding sequence TCCGGACGCGGAGGCGTTCCGCGACCAGCCGCCCAAGCCCGGCAACCCACCGGACCTGGTGCTGCCCACGTTCGAGCAGGCGAAGCTGGACAACGGCCTCACCGTCATCGTCAGCACGCGCAAGGAATTGCCGCTGGTGTTCGTGGGCATCGCCTTCGCCGCGGGCGTGTCGCAGGAGCCCCCCGCGAAGCTGGGCATCGCGGACCTGTCCTACCGCATGCTGCTGGAGGGCGCGGGCAAGCGCGACACGGTGGCGCTGGACAACGCGTTCGCGGACCTGGGCGTGTCGCCCGCGATGTCGGTGGACCCCGACGGCGCCTTCGTGGGCGCGCGCGTGCTCACGACCAACGTGGACGCGGCGATGAGCCTGCTGTCGGACGTCGTCCTGCGGCCCACCTTCGACCCCAAGGCCTTCGAGCGGCGCAAGAAGCAGCAGCTGGGTGAGCTGGTGCGCCGCATGGGCGACCCGAACTTCCTGGCGCAGCAGGCCTACTACGAGGCCGTGTTCGGCGCGGATCACCCGTACGGCCACACGTCCGGCGGCACGCCGAAGACGGTGGAGTCGCTCACGCTGGCGGACGCGAAGAACTTCTACACGAAGAACACGGGCCCTCGCGCCGCGGCGCTCATCATGACGGGCGACGTGACGCTCCAGCAGGCGGTGGCGTGGGGCAAGAAGTACTTCGGCGGATGGAAGGGCGGGGCGGTGGCGCCCAAGCCGCCACCCGCGCCGGCCGCGCCTCCGCGTCAGCAGGTGCGCGTGGTGCCCAAGCCGGGCCTGGAGCAGACGGTGGTGCTGGTGGGCCGTCCCGGCCTCGCCTCGGGCCACCCGGACGAGTACCCGCTGGAGCTGGCCACCACGGTGTTCGGCGGCTTCTTCGGCAGCCGGCTCAACATGAACATCCGCGAGGACAAGGGCTACAGCTACGGCGCCAACGCGCACCTGGGTACGCGCCTGGGCGTGGGTCCGCTCACCGCGTACGCGGCCGTGCGGCGCGACGTGACGGGGCCGGCGCTCAGCGAGTTCATCAAGGAGCTGGCCGGCATCAAGTCCAACCCCATCACGGAGAAGGAGCTGGCCGCCGCGCGCGAGGGCCTCATCCGCGCGTTCCCGGGCGCCTTCGAGACGGTGGAGGGCCTGGGTGGCAGCGCCGCGCAGCTCTACTTCCACCGCCGCCCCATGGACGAGTTCAAGCGCACCGTGGAGGGGCTGCAGAACGCCAGCGCCGCGGAGGTGCAGCGCGTGGCCGAGTTCTACCTGGACCCCGCCAACATGCAGGTGGTGCTCGTGGGCGACCCGCTGGTCATCCAGGAGCAGGTGACGCCGCTGAACCTGGGCAAGCTCACGCTGGTGGAGCCGCCGGCGTCGGAGCCTGCTTCCAGGTAG